The Vibrio astriarenae genome contains a region encoding:
- a CDS encoding MBL fold metallo-hydrolase: MSLKYQVVPVTSFSQNCSIVWCDETMKGVVIDPGGDVKQLEMLIQELGVTVERLVLTHGHLDHVGGTEPLARALGDIEIVGPHKADNFWLQGLEGQSQMFGFPLTEAFEPNQWLDDGDNVTFGEQTLNVIHTPGHTPGHVVLFSEEAKLAFVGDVLFNGAIGRTDFPQGDFNTLITSIKEKLWPLGNDVRFVPGHGPESTFGYERKTNPFVADEMPMF; the protein is encoded by the coding sequence ATGTCCCTCAAATATCAAGTGGTTCCCGTCACTTCTTTTTCTCAAAATTGCTCTATTGTGTGGTGTGACGAAACCATGAAAGGGGTGGTTATCGACCCAGGTGGTGACGTAAAACAGTTAGAAATGCTAATTCAGGAGTTAGGTGTGACTGTTGAGCGTCTCGTGCTGACACATGGACACCTTGACCACGTTGGTGGTACTGAACCACTTGCGAGAGCGCTGGGTGATATTGAAATTGTGGGTCCACATAAAGCAGATAACTTCTGGCTACAAGGTTTAGAAGGGCAAAGCCAAATGTTTGGATTTCCTCTGACTGAAGCGTTTGAACCAAACCAATGGCTTGATGATGGTGACAATGTCACTTTCGGTGAGCAAACATTGAATGTGATACATACACCAGGTCATACCCCTGGCCATGTAGTATTGTTCAGCGAAGAAGCGAAATTGGCGTTTGTTGGTGATGTTCTTTTTAACGGTGCCATCGGCCGCACTGATTTCCCACAGGGTGACTTCAATACGTTGATTACGTCTATTAAAGAGAAGCTTTGGCCTTTGGGCAATGACGTCCGTTTCGTCCCAGGACATGGGCCTGAATCGACATTCGGTTACGAAAGAAAAACCAACCCCTTTGTCGCCGATGAAATGCCGATGTTTTAA
- a CDS encoding GTP cyclohydrolase II, with translation MAEVRARVNFKVGQKSDIEAEILSFHGLKTEKEHVAVIFKQADQSQELPLVRMHSECLTGDVFHSSRCDCGEQLDETINMMGESGGIILYLRQEGRGIGLYNKIDAYRLQSEGMNTYEANNHLGFGDDLRDFTEAAQMLQALGVTKIRLVTNNPKKIRELQENGIEIAEVVNTSAHVKSGNEDYLKAKVSHGKHNLSV, from the coding sequence ATGGCGGAAGTTCGAGCCAGAGTGAATTTTAAAGTCGGTCAAAAAAGCGATATTGAAGCTGAGATTTTATCCTTCCATGGTCTAAAAACCGAAAAAGAGCATGTCGCGGTCATTTTCAAGCAGGCTGATCAAAGCCAGGAACTGCCGTTAGTGAGAATGCACTCTGAGTGTCTGACTGGAGATGTTTTTCACTCTTCTCGCTGTGACTGTGGTGAGCAGTTGGACGAAACCATCAATATGATGGGTGAAAGTGGCGGGATTATCCTGTATTTGCGTCAAGAGGGTCGCGGTATTGGACTTTACAACAAAATTGATGCTTATCGCTTGCAAAGCGAAGGTATGAACACCTATGAAGCGAACAACCACCTTGGCTTTGGCGATGATCTTCGTGATTTCACAGAGGCTGCACAGATGCTGCAAGCTCTCGGTGTTACAAAGATTCGTTTAGTGACAAACAATCCAAAGAAAATCAGAGAGCTTCAAGAAAACGGCATTGAGATAGCGGAAGTGGTGAACACCTCTGCACACGTAAAGTCTGGTAATGAAGACTACTTGAAAGCAAAAGTGTCTCACGGAAAACACAACCTTTCTGTGTAA
- a CDS encoding DUF2947 domain-containing protein: MSYISINEYSRKWIFTHQSMPVPEADLELIKPMSQARAAQLWKEQVSATSPDAARFSSQDWPMKDSNWSESISWMSEWESDEIDLPEALTQHIDWQDDVTIYFCYEKYNVLETKWAVFKKHWKNFLFYDDGPILIGKKRDQALWFQEDGTVKLGKRR, translated from the coding sequence ATGTCATATATCTCAATCAACGAATACAGTCGTAAATGGATTTTCACTCATCAGTCTATGCCAGTACCAGAAGCTGATTTGGAGTTAATTAAACCCATGTCGCAGGCAAGGGCCGCACAGCTTTGGAAGGAGCAGGTGAGTGCGACGAGTCCCGATGCAGCGAGATTTAGTTCTCAAGATTGGCCAATGAAAGACAGTAACTGGTCGGAATCAATTAGCTGGATGTCAGAGTGGGAGTCAGATGAAATAGACCTGCCGGAAGCTCTTACGCAACATATTGATTGGCAAGACGATGTGACGATTTATTTCTGCTATGAAAAGTACAATGTATTAGAAACTAAGTGGGCAGTTTTTAAAAAGCATTGGAAGAACTTTTTATTCTATGATGATGGTCCGATTTTGATTGGTAAAAAACGCGATCAAGCTCTGTGGTTCCAGGAAGATGGCACCGTGAAGCTTGGTAAGCGTAGATAA
- a CDS encoding L,D-transpeptidase family protein, with protein MKIITGCALALMTLHANAVEIEPIDPVLEASVEPIYVEGLELVYPSLVAKLERDHKQFWINPDDRMLFEEQVNLVALSGVSPLIGQRAERLQQFASDENWTAYDLMAIDTLLLYVSYVESVPEKGKEWFYESPMLVQTTEPSKESLTSLSRAIEMNALSQFIEHYRAPHSAYDDIDIALNDLRYHLSQSVSLVGYDGLKRTGDLLPERDIIIQRISMAAVDTSNIDLGLDWYDESLEAAVLEFQRIHGLKQDGVIGPKTTKWFNVSPRYRMTKLALNVERSRLWNQGNTTQVTVNVPSFEMSYSHSGEQVFESKVVVGKLRRPTPVMQTNMQSVVLNPTWNIPWKIMVEDIIPKVKRDPTYLQRQGIDIIESWTSKRIVPADSIDWAVINPRAFPYRMRQQSGYKNALGLYKFNTPNARAIYLHDTPSKSLFNQDVRAFSSGCIRVENAEEFAEVLLDYQGIERDRLSTARSNKHIRFNQQIPVFIIYQTAWLENGEVHYRDDIYDLDSPYLASNPRTLELVAVTPVP; from the coding sequence ATGAAAATAATAACAGGGTGCGCATTAGCCTTAATGACGCTCCACGCAAACGCAGTGGAAATAGAGCCCATAGACCCGGTTTTAGAGGCGTCGGTTGAGCCGATTTATGTTGAAGGACTGGAGTTAGTCTACCCTTCGTTGGTTGCTAAGCTTGAGCGCGATCATAAGCAGTTTTGGATCAATCCAGATGATCGTATGCTGTTTGAGGAGCAGGTAAACCTCGTAGCGCTTTCCGGAGTGAGCCCCCTGATCGGTCAGCGAGCAGAAAGATTGCAGCAGTTTGCCAGCGATGAAAACTGGACTGCTTATGATCTTATGGCGATCGATACGTTGCTGTTGTATGTCAGCTACGTGGAGAGTGTTCCTGAGAAAGGCAAAGAGTGGTTTTATGAATCACCCATGCTGGTGCAAACGACGGAGCCTAGTAAGGAATCCCTGACTTCGCTAAGTCGTGCGATCGAGATGAATGCACTATCACAGTTTATCGAACATTATCGCGCGCCACACAGCGCCTACGATGATATTGATATTGCCCTTAACGACTTACGTTATCACCTTTCACAGTCGGTATCTCTCGTCGGTTATGACGGCCTTAAAAGAACTGGGGATCTGTTACCTGAGCGTGACATTATCATTCAACGCATTTCTATGGCCGCGGTGGATACATCAAACATCGATTTAGGTTTAGATTGGTATGATGAGAGTTTAGAGGCTGCAGTGCTTGAGTTTCAGCGAATCCATGGACTGAAACAAGACGGTGTGATCGGCCCCAAAACGACGAAGTGGTTTAACGTGTCACCTCGCTACCGTATGACAAAACTTGCACTCAACGTGGAACGTTCTCGATTATGGAATCAAGGCAATACCACACAAGTTACTGTGAACGTGCCAAGTTTCGAAATGAGCTACTCTCATTCAGGGGAACAGGTTTTCGAGTCAAAAGTGGTAGTGGGTAAGCTACGACGTCCGACGCCCGTTATGCAGACCAACATGCAATCGGTCGTGCTCAATCCGACTTGGAACATCCCCTGGAAGATTATGGTCGAAGATATCATTCCTAAGGTTAAACGCGATCCAACTTATCTCCAACGGCAAGGCATTGATATCATTGAAAGCTGGACCTCAAAACGAATTGTGCCAGCCGATAGCATTGATTGGGCAGTGATCAATCCTCGAGCCTTCCCATACCGGATGCGTCAGCAGTCTGGATACAAAAACGCTCTCGGTTTGTATAAGTTTAATACGCCCAATGCAAGAGCGATTTATTTACACGATACACCGAGTAAAAGCTTGTTCAACCAAGACGTACGAGCATTCAGTTCTGGTTGTATCCGTGTAGAGAATGCAGAAGAGTTTGCTGAAGTACTGCTAGACTACCAGGGTATAGAGCGTGATCGCCTCAGTACAGCTCGCTCTAACAAGCATATCCGTTTCAATCAGCAGATTCCTGTATTCATCATCTATCAAACGGCCTGGTTAGAGAACGGAGAGGTACATTACCGCGATGATATCTACGATCTTGATTCGCCTTATCTAGCGAGCAATCCCAGGACGCTTGAACTCGTTGCAGTAACTCCAGTACCTTAA